One Cellvibrio zantedeschiae DNA window includes the following coding sequences:
- a CDS encoding 3-keto-disaccharide hydrolase: MIKVLRSTAFFLSLLTFATTSFAADKAKPDKDGWTYLFDKNMTQWTTYLGIPRAETKVTGIPKDEKGNYTQAVGFNKDERGVFTTSIVDGEPVLHVTGEIYGSVHTKQEFENYHLVVQFKWGTQKWPPRLTEPLDTGILYHVIGDHGVDYWKAWALSQEFQIMEHNTGDWWQIAGSQIDIRCEKTPAETVPVYNPKAPLVSYGPGGAGITCMRGKDAEKPNGEWNTLELITFGDKSLHIVNGQVVMALSNSRYTKDGKVIPLTKGKILLQSEAGEAFFKGVKIKPIKGIPAEYQSYF, translated from the coding sequence ATGATAAAAGTCTTACGCAGTACCGCTTTCTTTCTAAGCCTTCTAACTTTCGCCACAACCTCTTTTGCAGCTGACAAGGCTAAACCCGACAAGGACGGCTGGACCTATCTGTTTGATAAAAACATGACTCAATGGACAACTTACCTGGGCATTCCCCGTGCAGAAACAAAAGTCACCGGCATTCCCAAAGATGAAAAAGGAAACTACACACAAGCCGTAGGCTTCAACAAAGATGAACGCGGCGTGTTTACCACTAGCATCGTGGACGGTGAACCCGTATTGCATGTAACCGGCGAGATTTACGGCAGCGTGCACACCAAGCAGGAATTTGAAAACTATCACTTGGTTGTGCAATTTAAATGGGGCACGCAAAAGTGGCCACCGCGCCTGACTGAGCCGCTGGATACCGGCATTCTCTACCACGTCATTGGTGACCACGGCGTGGATTACTGGAAGGCTTGGGCGCTCTCGCAAGAGTTCCAAATCATGGAACACAACACCGGTGACTGGTGGCAAATTGCCGGCTCGCAAATTGATATCCGCTGCGAAAAAACACCCGCCGAAACCGTACCGGTTTACAACCCAAAAGCACCACTGGTTAGCTACGGCCCGGGCGGCGCAGGTATTACTTGTATGCGCGGCAAAGATGCGGAAAAACCCAACGGCGAATGGAATACCCTTGAACTCATCACCTTCGGCGATAAGAGTTTGCACATAGTAAACGGACAGGTTGTGATGGCGCTGTCCAATTCGCGTTACACCAAAGACGGTAAAGTTATCCCTCTTACCAAAGGCAAAATTCTTTTGCAAAGCGAAGCGGGCGAAGCTTTCTTTAAAGGTGTGAAGATCAAACCGATTAAGGGAATTCCGGCGGAATATCAGTCTTACTTTTAA
- a CDS encoding MmcQ/YjbR family DNA-binding protein: MTKAFTSPLHKYLIKLPEATLDYPFGPEAAVYRVEGKIFAIASAGSINLKCDPEHAQELRAVFTEVTPGYHMNKKHWNTLDLTGDLPKSEIHRQIDHSYDLIVKKLPKATKQRLRILHERLAWLK; the protein is encoded by the coding sequence ATGACCAAGGCATTCACCTCTCCGCTACACAAATACCTGATCAAACTCCCCGAAGCCACACTCGACTACCCCTTTGGTCCCGAAGCCGCTGTCTATCGCGTGGAAGGGAAAATATTTGCTATAGCATCGGCAGGAAGCATCAACCTCAAATGCGACCCCGAACATGCGCAGGAATTACGCGCTGTTTTCACCGAAGTCACCCCTGGCTACCACATGAATAAAAAGCACTGGAACACGTTGGACTTAACCGGCGATTTACCCAAGAGCGAAATCCATCGCCAAATTGATCACTCTTACGATTTGATTGTGAAGAAACTGCCCAAAGCGACCAAGCAACGCTTGAGGATCTTGCATGAACGATTGGCGTGGTTGAAATAA
- a CDS encoding vWA domain-containing protein: MKKQRVLLLAIPIIWAACAISCSSSDKKKEPTVSSSSQVEEIRVTGAKATRKIEREAKMATPAPTPIAYAPSQIQAVRKMSEIASPPPPQNTENYQHKEESPIKVTAKEPVSTFSIDVDTGAYANVRRFLNQGQLPPKDAVRIEELINYFPYAKVTKKGAHPFGVDTEVAPAPWNADHQLLRVRIQAMDTKTVSLPASNLVFLVDVSGSMSSPDKLPLVKNTLKMLTKKLRAQDRISLVVYAGRTQVELEPTAGNEHDKILAAIDKLEAAGSTAGESAMKLAYQMARRSYIPDGINRILMATDGDFNVGISNIDQLKDMVAAERKTGISLTTLGFGQGNYNEYLMEQLADVGNGNYAYIDSADEGRKVLIEEMASTFNTVAADVKIQIEFNPAQISEYRLIGYENRALNEQDFNNDKIDAGEIGAGKTVTAIYELTPVGKPTLIDPHRYEKAADTKAAKSNEFGFLRIRYKKPDADKSILLEEPLLISNNKTSLDKSSEDFRFAVSVAGFGQLLKDNSYMNNYGFDQVIALAKSGEGSDEGCYRAEFIRLIKTAKELSTQTPAKKAE; the protein is encoded by the coding sequence ATGAAAAAGCAGCGTGTTTTACTTCTGGCGATTCCAATCATTTGGGCAGCTTGCGCCATTTCCTGTTCCAGCAGCGACAAGAAAAAAGAACCCACAGTATCCTCGTCTTCACAAGTAGAAGAAATACGAGTTACAGGCGCAAAAGCCACACGCAAAATTGAACGCGAAGCCAAAATGGCGACACCTGCGCCTACTCCAATAGCCTATGCACCAAGTCAGATACAAGCTGTAAGAAAAATGTCTGAAATAGCTTCACCTCCTCCACCGCAAAACACCGAAAACTATCAACACAAAGAAGAAAGCCCGATCAAAGTTACCGCTAAAGAACCCGTTTCTACGTTCAGCATTGATGTAGATACTGGCGCTTACGCCAACGTGCGCCGCTTCTTAAACCAGGGTCAATTACCACCGAAAGATGCAGTACGCATTGAAGAGTTGATTAACTATTTCCCTTACGCAAAAGTCACCAAAAAAGGTGCGCATCCGTTTGGTGTTGATACCGAGGTTGCACCCGCGCCCTGGAATGCTGATCACCAATTGTTACGTGTGCGCATTCAGGCGATGGATACCAAAACGGTTTCATTGCCCGCATCTAATTTAGTGTTTTTAGTAGATGTGTCTGGCTCAATGAGTTCGCCTGACAAACTCCCGCTAGTAAAAAATACGCTCAAAATGTTGACGAAAAAATTGCGCGCACAAGATCGTATTTCGCTTGTTGTTTACGCAGGCAGAACGCAAGTTGAACTTGAACCTACAGCAGGCAATGAGCACGATAAAATTCTCGCGGCTATCGACAAGCTTGAAGCGGCCGGTTCAACCGCTGGCGAATCTGCAATGAAACTCGCATACCAAATGGCACGCCGCAGTTATATTCCTGACGGTATCAATCGCATTTTAATGGCAACTGATGGCGATTTTAATGTGGGCATCAGCAACATCGACCAACTGAAAGATATGGTTGCCGCTGAACGTAAAACCGGAATTTCATTAACCACGCTCGGATTTGGCCAAGGCAATTACAACGAATATTTAATGGAGCAATTAGCAGATGTTGGCAATGGCAATTACGCCTACATAGATTCTGCCGATGAAGGCCGCAAAGTGTTGATTGAAGAAATGGCATCCACATTTAATACAGTGGCTGCGGATGTGAAAATACAAATTGAATTCAATCCCGCACAAATTTCTGAATATCGTTTAATCGGTTACGAAAACCGCGCGCTTAACGAGCAGGATTTCAACAACGATAAAATCGATGCCGGTGAAATTGGTGCAGGTAAAACTGTTACAGCGATTTATGAATTAACACCTGTGGGCAAACCAACCTTGATTGATCCACATCGTTACGAAAAAGCCGCTGACACCAAAGCTGCAAAAAGCAACGAATTTGGTTTCTTGCGCATTCGCTACAAAAAACCTGATGCAGACAAAAGCATTTTGCTGGAAGAACCATTGCTCATTAGCAACAACAAAACCAGCCTCGATAAAAGCAGCGAAGATTTTCGCTTCGCAGTCAGCGTCGCCGGTTTTGGCCAGCTGTTAAAAGACAACAGCTACATGAACAACTACGGTTTTGATCAAGTTATCGCACTGGCAAAATCTGGTGAAGGCAGTGATGAAGGTTGCTACCGCGCTGAATTTATTCGCTTGATAAAAACAGCAAAAGAATTATCCACACAAACGCCAGCAAAAAAGGCAGAATGA
- a CDS encoding polysaccharide deacetylase family protein, giving the protein MSLLIRFSLATLCLCAAMQTSAREIALTFDDAPLGDSALMTGAERTNKLIKFLQDAKVPDALFFVTTNNITEQNKNRLHQYTQAGFHLANHSHSHSSAAKLGVNDYLSDAYKAHLILKDFDNRLPFHRFPYLNYGADASAVEKLQAGLGELGYKDGYVTVDNFDWAISGILAKAAEEKKTIDYKKASALYVDTLEQSIEFYDAIAQKTLKRSPRHVLLLHENDAATLFLPDLIARLRSKGWKIISPQDAYKDPIAKQKVFHKQGRVAGIAANKGVPETDLRHESENMEYLEALFKARKVFE; this is encoded by the coding sequence ATGAGTTTGTTGATTCGTTTTTCGTTGGCAACATTGTGTTTGTGTGCAGCAATGCAAACGTCCGCGCGTGAAATTGCACTGACGTTTGACGATGCGCCCTTGGGGGACAGCGCACTCATGACGGGCGCGGAACGCACCAACAAGCTCATAAAATTTTTGCAGGATGCCAAGGTTCCCGATGCACTTTTTTTCGTCACAACCAACAATATTACCGAGCAAAACAAAAACCGCCTTCATCAATACACGCAAGCGGGTTTTCATCTCGCCAATCACAGCCACAGCCATTCGTCGGCAGCCAAATTGGGCGTGAATGATTATTTGAGTGATGCCTACAAAGCACATCTCATTCTCAAAGATTTTGATAATCGCCTGCCTTTTCATCGTTTTCCCTATTTGAATTACGGTGCGGATGCTAGCGCGGTTGAAAAGTTGCAAGCCGGTTTGGGCGAATTGGGTTACAAGGATGGCTATGTGACCGTGGATAATTTTGATTGGGCGATCAGCGGAATTTTGGCCAAGGCTGCGGAAGAAAAGAAAACTATCGACTACAAAAAAGCCAGCGCGCTTTATGTAGACACTCTGGAGCAATCAATTGAGTTTTACGATGCTATCGCCCAAAAAACCTTAAAGCGCTCCCCACGACATGTACTTTTACTTCATGAAAATGATGCTGCCACACTTTTCTTACCTGATTTAATTGCGCGTTTGCGCAGCAAAGGTTGGAAAATTATTTCTCCGCAAGATGCGTACAAAGACCCCATCGCCAAACAAAAGGTTTTTCACAAACAGGGTAGGGTTGCAGGCATCGCAGCGAATAAAGGAGTTCCCGAAACTGATTTGCGCCATGAATCAGAAAATATGGAATATTTAGAAGCTTTGTTTAAAGCGCGGAAAGTGTTTGAGTAA
- a CDS encoding alpha/beta hydrolase family protein, whose protein sequence is MKKLLTFCLACYCFALPASAIELTDKNFLNVNSCFSGPFASFDSWRAFLAQHKPGAAERMAKPENKQVEEGLRKMFEHYQSAVVCENFDYLVDGILVRGFYVAPKPVATQDKASAKQPKLPLLIFNRGGNGDFGASVFGYIMMNFFPMAEQGFVVIGSQYRGFIKGIPNSGEDEFGGKDLSDVLKLVELAGAFPQVDSKKIGMYGFSRGSMMTYMAAKQSPKISAIAVAGGVVDLAAELKFRAEMENVYKDRIPNYAIQKEQALAERSALLWADKIPKSTHILLLHGGNDERVDVANAKAMDKKLTELKHPHKLVIYEGDNHSIGNHRKEMQDELVAWFKDNLTNKKP, encoded by the coding sequence ATGAAAAAACTACTGACATTTTGCCTTGCTTGCTATTGCTTCGCCCTGCCTGCCTCTGCGATCGAACTCACCGATAAAAACTTCCTCAATGTGAACTCCTGCTTTAGCGGGCCTTTTGCAAGCTTTGATAGCTGGCGAGCGTTCCTCGCCCAACATAAACCCGGCGCCGCCGAGCGCATGGCTAAACCTGAAAACAAACAGGTGGAAGAGGGTTTGCGCAAGATGTTTGAGCATTATCAAAGCGCCGTAGTATGTGAAAACTTTGATTATTTGGTGGATGGCATTTTGGTTCGCGGCTTTTATGTTGCACCCAAACCTGTCGCAACACAGGACAAGGCCTCTGCTAAACAACCCAAACTACCCCTGCTGATTTTTAACCGTGGCGGCAATGGCGATTTCGGCGCTTCGGTATTTGGCTACATTATGATGAATTTCTTCCCCATGGCTGAGCAGGGGTTTGTAGTGATTGGCAGCCAATACCGTGGGTTTATCAAAGGCATTCCCAATTCAGGTGAGGATGAGTTTGGCGGTAAAGACCTGAGCGATGTACTCAAACTGGTGGAGTTGGCAGGTGCATTCCCGCAGGTAGATAGCAAGAAAATCGGCATGTATGGTTTTAGCCGTGGCAGCATGATGACCTATATGGCGGCCAAACAATCACCTAAAATTTCGGCCATAGCCGTGGCTGGTGGAGTGGTTGATCTCGCGGCGGAATTAAAATTTCGGGCAGAAATGGAAAATGTCTACAAAGACCGAATTCCTAACTATGCCATCCAAAAAGAACAGGCTTTAGCAGAGCGCTCGGCGCTTTTATGGGCAGATAAAATTCCCAAATCCACACACATTTTGTTGTTGCACGGTGGTAACGACGAGCGGGTTGATGTAGCCAACGCAAAAGCAATGGATAAAAAACTTACCGAGCTTAAGCATCCGCACAAGCTTGTTATTTATGAAGGCGATAACCATTCGATTGGAAATCATCGCAAAGAAATGCAGGATGAATTGGTGGCTTGGTTTAAAGATAATTTGACGAACAAAAAGCCTTAA
- the phoB gene encoding phosphate regulon transcriptional regulator PhoB, which yields MSGRKILIVDDESAIRDMLRVALEMAEYDCIEASNAQDAHALIVDEKPDLILLDWMMPGTSGIELARRLKRDEVTADIPIIMLTAKGEEDNKIQGLEVGADDYITKPFSPRELVARLKAVLRRADPKISGQPIIVQGLCLDPSSHRVTIHDQSLDMGPTEYRLLEFFLTHQERAYTRGQLLDHVWGGNVYVEERTVDVHIRRLRKALSIDGHEDLVQTVRGTGYRFSTKIEA from the coding sequence ATGTCAGGACGTAAAATTTTAATTGTCGATGATGAATCCGCTATTCGCGATATGTTGCGTGTAGCCTTGGAAATGGCTGAGTACGATTGTATTGAAGCCAGCAATGCGCAGGATGCCCATGCACTGATTGTGGATGAAAAGCCTGATTTGATTTTGCTCGACTGGATGATGCCCGGCACCAGCGGTATTGAACTGGCGCGCCGTTTAAAGCGCGATGAAGTGACTGCTGACATCCCGATTATCATGCTCACCGCGAAGGGTGAAGAAGACAACAAAATCCAGGGCTTGGAAGTCGGTGCCGATGATTACATCACCAAGCCGTTCTCTCCCCGTGAATTGGTTGCGCGCTTAAAAGCCGTATTGCGCCGCGCTGACCCTAAAATTTCTGGCCAACCGATTATCGTGCAAGGTCTGTGTTTAGATCCTTCCAGCCACCGCGTTACCATCCATGACCAATCACTGGATATGGGCCCGACTGAATATCGCCTGTTGGAATTTTTCCTCACTCACCAAGAGCGCGCTTATACCCGTGGCCAGTTGCTGGATCACGTTTGGGGAGGCAATGTCTATGTGGAAGAGCGTACCGTAGACGTACATATCCGTCGCTTGCGCAAAGCCCTGAGTATTGATGGCCACGAAGATCTGGTGCAGACCGTGCGCGGCACCGGCTACAGGTTCTCGACTAAAATAGAAGCTTAA
- the phoR gene encoding phosphate regulon sensor histidine kinase PhoR, with translation MLHTREANLLFLTGFKIELRRLLIIFVICVGYGVLFGLQWWLLFTGLCLYLAWLFYQMYRLNKWLIKGTDAPPESSGLWGEIFDNMYNLQRQQQIEKENLQAVIKRIQEITSALKDGIIILDWRGHLDFWNPAAQRMIGFRTKDQGLSVINFIRDPKFVHYFETGDYAEPLDLPSPRHPNKQLQIQITRFGQQERLIVIRDITQVHNLEQMRQDFVANVSHELRTPLTVINGYIETISDNNSMPAWDKPLQQILQQGKRMSLLINDLLVLSKLETTEAGHNQKELEMEPLLISIKNEAEALGNEKQQTIRLQCDQAISIHANEKEIHSAFSNLAINAVKYTPENGVIDLRAWKDNLHIYFSVTDNGPGIDSKHLPRLTERFYRVDASRNSATGGTGLGLAIVKHVLLRHDGELKITSELGKGSTFTCVLPLHHH, from the coding sequence TTGCTCCACACTCGCGAGGCCAACCTTTTGTTTTTGACCGGTTTTAAAATTGAGCTGCGCCGCCTGCTCATTATTTTTGTAATTTGCGTTGGCTACGGCGTTCTGTTTGGCTTGCAGTGGTGGCTGTTGTTTACCGGCCTGTGCCTCTATCTCGCCTGGCTCTTTTACCAAATGTATCGCCTCAACAAATGGTTGATCAAAGGTACTGATGCGCCCCCGGAGTCGAGCGGTTTGTGGGGTGAAATCTTCGACAACATGTACAACCTGCAACGCCAGCAACAAATCGAGAAAGAAAATCTGCAAGCTGTTATTAAACGCATTCAGGAAATTACGTCTGCCTTAAAAGACGGCATCATCATTTTGGATTGGCGCGGCCATCTGGATTTTTGGAATCCTGCTGCGCAACGCATGATTGGTTTCCGCACTAAAGACCAGGGCTTATCGGTCATCAATTTTATTCGCGATCCTAAATTCGTTCACTACTTTGAAACGGGCGATTACGCGGAGCCTTTGGATTTACCTTCGCCACGCCACCCCAATAAGCAATTGCAAATCCAGATTACGCGCTTCGGGCAACAAGAGCGTTTGATTGTGATTCGCGATATCACGCAAGTGCACAACCTTGAGCAAATGCGTCAGGATTTCGTGGCCAATGTTTCGCACGAATTGCGTACACCGCTTACGGTAATCAATGGTTACATTGAAACCATTTCTGATAACAACAGCATGCCCGCGTGGGATAAACCTTTGCAGCAAATTTTGCAGCAAGGCAAACGCATGTCGCTATTGATTAACGACTTGCTCGTTTTATCAAAATTGGAAACCACCGAGGCAGGGCACAATCAAAAAGAATTGGAGATGGAACCGCTGTTAATTTCCATCAAAAACGAAGCAGAAGCTTTGGGCAATGAAAAGCAACAAACCATTCGTTTGCAATGTGACCAGGCGATTAGCATTCACGCCAACGAAAAAGAAATTCACAGCGCCTTCTCTAACCTTGCGATCAATGCCGTGAAATACACACCAGAAAATGGTGTGATTGATTTGCGTGCATGGAAAGACAATTTACATATCTATTTTTCGGTTACCGATAATGGCCCCGGCATCGATAGTAAACATTTACCACGTTTAACCGAACGCTTTTACCGCGTAGACGCCAGTCGTAACAGTGCCACCGGCGGCACAGGCTTGGGCTTGGCCATTGTTAAACACGTCCTCCTGCGTCATGACGGCGAATTAAAAATCACCAGCGAACTGGGCAAAGGCAGTACTTTTACCTGCGTGTTGCCTTTGCATCACCATTAA